Genomic segment of Kibdelosporangium phytohabitans:
TGGCCGCCATCGCGGGTGGCGCGTCCGGTGTGCTGGTGTTCAGCATCTTCGGCGCCGGTCTGACCGCGACGCCGTCGCCCGGCAGCATCTTCGCGATCCTCGCGGTCACGCCGAAGGGCGGGTATTTCGGGGTCGTCGCGGGTGTGCTCGTCTCCGCCGCGGTGTCCTTCGTCATCGCGGCCTTGCTGCTGAAGTTCGGCAGGGGCAACAAGGAAGCCGAGCGCAAGCAGGAAGTCGGCAACGGCGGGACAGTCACAGCCGGAAAGCCTGAAAGGAAAGCCTGACATGAGCAGCATCGACGGATCGGCGATCAAGAAGGTCGTGATCGCGTGCGACGCCGGGATGGGCAGCAGCGTGATGGTGGCGTCCCAGTTGGCCAAGCGGCTCAAGCCGTACTCCGTCTCGGTGTCGCACACACCGGTCAACGACATCCCCGAGGACGCGGACGTCGTCCTGTGCCAGGCCACTCTGCTGGCCAGGGCGCGCAAGAGCACCGGGGACACGGTCGTCCTCGGCTTCCAGAGCTTCCTCGGCGACCCGGTGTTCGACCGGGTCGAGGCCGCGATCAGGGACGGTGGGTCGCTTGACGACTGAGCGGACCTCGTTGCTCACCGCCGAGGGCGTCCACCTCCGCAGGCAGGCGGCAGGCCGCGACGACGCGATCGACCAGTGCGGTCGCGCCCTGCTCGACCTCGGCGCCGTCGAGGACGGCTACCTGGCGGCGATGCACGAGCGTGAGGCGTCCCTGTCGACCTTCATCGGCGAGGGCGTGGCGATCCCGCACGGCACCGACCAGTCACGGCAGTTCGTGAAACGCACGACGCTCGTGGTGCTGCAGTTCCCCGACGGCGTGGACTGGGGCTCCGGCAACACGGTCAAGGTATGTGTCGGCATCGCGGCCAACGGCTCCGAACAGGTCGGGATCCTGTCGGCGTTGGCCCACGTGCTGATGGACAGCGACAAGGCCGAACGGTTGCGGACCGCGTCCGACACCCGGACGGTGCTTGATCTGCTGCAGTCGATCGACGAGGAGAACAACCAGTGAAGGTCGCGCGCTTCTACGCGCCCGGGGACATCCGCATCGAGCAGGCACCGGAGCCCTCAGCGGGCGCGGGTGAGCTCAAACTCAAGGTGCACAACTGTTCCACGTGCGGGACGGATCTGAAGATCTTCCGGCACGGGCACCACCACATCGACCCGCCGAGGGTGATCGGCCACGAGATCGCCGGTGAGGTCGTCGAGGCCGGCTCCGGTGTGGACGGCTGGCAGCCGGGCGACCGGGTGCAGGTCATCGCCGCGATCCCGTGCGGGGAATGCCCGGACTGCCTGCGCGGCTGGCTGACGATCTGCCCGAACCAGCGTTCGATGGGCTACCACTACGACGGCGGTTTCGCCGAGTACATGATCGTCCCCCAAGCGGTGCTCAAGGTGGACGGCGTGAACCGGATTCCCGACTCGCTGTCGTACGCGGAAGCCTCGGTCGCGGAACCGTTCGCGTGTGTCCTCAACGGACAGGAACTGGCCGGTGCCGGCGAGGGCGATACGGTCGTGGTCGTCGGCGCAGGCCCGATCGGCTGCCTGCACGTCCGGCTCGCCCGTGCTCGCGGCGCCGAGGCTGTGTACCTGGTCGAGCTGTCGCGCTCCCGGCTGGAGATGGCCGCGGCGCTGGTCAAGCCGGACGCGGCGATCTGGTCGTCGGACGTCGACCCGGTGGAGGAAGTGCTGCGGCTGACCGACGGGCGCGGTGTCGACGTGGTGATCACGGCCGCCGCGGCGGGCAAGGCGCAGGAGGACGGCCTCAAGATGGCCGCGCGGCGCGGCCGGATCAGTTTCTTCGGCGGCCTGCCGAAGGACAACCCGATCATCGCGTGCGACTCCAACCTGGTGCACTACCGCGAGTTGACCATCGTCGGCGCCAACGGCTCCAGCCCGGACCACAACAAGCGGGCGCTGGAGCTGATCGCGTCCGGTGCCGTGCCGGTCGACGACCTGATCACGCACCGGATGCCGCTGGACGGCGTGCTCGACGCGATCAACACGGTCAGCACCGGCGAGGCGATCAAGGTAACGATCGAGCCGTAGCGGAATCACCCGGCCGCCGCCGGGGTTGTCCTGGACATGAACGCTCGTGGACGAGTCAAGCTCGAACCGGGTACCCGCCGTGTCCGGGTCTATCTCGGCGGTGCGCTGGTCGCGGACACACTCGCGCCGGTGTACGTGTGGGAAGTTCCCTACTACCCCACCTACTACATCCCGCGTGCCGACGTGCGGGCCGAACTGGCCGAGTCCGGCGGCACCGACCACTCCCCCAGCCGCGGCGACGCGACCCTGTACACGGTCAAGGCCGGCGGCCGGGAAGCGGTGGACGCGGCGAAGGTCTACGCCGACTCGCCGATCGAGGAGCTGCGTGACCTGGTCCGCCTCGATTTCCAGGCCATGGACGCGTGGTTCGAGGAGGACGAGGAGATCTACATCCACCCGCGTGATCCGTACACGCGCGTGGACGTCCTGCCGAGCTCCCGCAACGTCAGGGTCGAGATCGACGGAGTGACCGTCGCGGAGTCGGCCAACGCGCGGCTGCTGTTCGAGACCGGCCTGCCGACCCGCTACTACCTGCCGAAGACGGCCGTCCGCCTGGACCTGCTCGAACCCAGCGACACGCGCACCGCGTGCCCGTACAAGGGTGAGGCGTCGTACTACTCGGTGCGTGTCGGTGACACAGTGCACGAGGATGTCGTCTGGTACTACGACACTCCGCTGCCGGAGAGCGAGCGGATCGCCGGGACCATGGCGTTCTACAACGAGAAGGTCGACATCTTCGTCGACGGCGTCGAGCAGCCGCGGCCCAGCACCAAGTTCGCCTGAGTGCCGGGCCTTCGGGCTCAGCCGACCTTGTCGGGGTGCGGGCCGGTGCGGTGCCCCTTGTCCAGGGTGGCCAGCTCGGTGACGTCGGACTCGGACAGCTCGAAGTCGGTGATGTCGAAGTTCTCGGCGATGCGCCGCGGCGTGACCGACTTCGGGATGACGACGTTGCCGAGCTGGAGGTGCCACCGCAGCACGACCTGGGCGGGCGTGCGGCCGGCCCGCTTGGCGATGGCCACGATCGTCGGGTGGGCCAGCAGGTCGCCGCCGCTGGCCAGCGGGCTCCACGCCTCGGTGGCGATGCCCAGCTTGGTGTGCACCTCGCGCAGCTCGTTCTGCTGCAGGAACGGGTGCAGCTCGATCTGGTTCACCGCGGGCACGCGGCCGGTCTCGTTGATGATCCGCTCGAGGTGGGCGGGCTGGAAGTTGGACACGCCGATCGCGGTGACGCGGCCCTCGTCGGCCAGCCTGATCAGCGCCTTCCACGTCTCGACGTAGCGGTTCTGCGCGGGCAGCGGCCAGTGGATCAGGTAGAGGTCGAGGTAGTCGAGGCCCAGCCGGGCCATGCTCGAGTCGAAGGCGCGCAGCGTCTCGTCGTAGCCCTGGTCGGAGTTGTCCAGCTTGGTTGTGACGAACAGCTGTTCACGCGGGAAGTTCGCGACCGCCTTGCCGACACCCTGCTCGTTGCCGTACGCGGCGGCGGTGTCGATGCTGCGGTAACCGGTCTCGATTGCCGTGGTCACCACGGCGGAGGCGTCCCGGTCCGGGACCTGCCACACGCCGAAGCCGAGTTGCGGCATGGTGACACCGTTGTTGAGCTTGATGTCGGGCACAGTGATCCTCTCAGCGTGACTGTCGGCGTAAGCAATAATTGCATACGCCTCATATCCTACCCGATCGGCACGGACCGTGCGCATGGCCGCAACCGTGGCCGAGATGTCCGAAAAGGCCCGGAAATCGCGGATACGGTCGTGGACATGCAGATCGCATTCGTTGTTTACCCAGGAATGACGGCTCTAGACGCCATCGGCCCCTACGAACTCCTGCGGTCCATGCCGGACGCCGAGGTCCGGTTCGTGGCCGCCGAGCCAGGCCCGATCGTCACGGACAGTGGCGTCCTCATCCTCCACGCGAGCCACTCGTTCGACGAGACGCCCACACCCGACATCGTGCTCGTCCCCGGCGGCTCGACCGGGACAGTCGGCGCGATGAACGACCAGAAGCTGCTCGACTGGCTGCGCGCGGCGCACCCGGCGACGACGTGCACGACGTCCGTCTGCTCAGGAGCGCTGATCCTGGCAGCGGCGGGCCTGCTCAAGGACGTTCCCGCCACGACACACTGGGTCTGCCAGGACGTCCTCGGCTCGATGGGCGCGATTCCCCAGCGGGACAAGCGGATCGTGGTGTCCGGCAAGATCGCCACCGCGGCGGGCGTCTCGGCGGGGATCGACCTCGCGCTCTGGCTGATCGGCGAGATCCACGGCCGTGAACAGGCCGAACTGTCGCAACTGGTGATCGAGTACGACCCGCGGCCGCCATACGACGCGGGCCACCCGAGCAAGGTCACCCCGGAGTTCCTGGCGTCGGCGAAGACGCGGATGCTCGCGCAGGCCCAAGCCGCCGGGTGACACCGGAGGCAACCGTGTTCCGGCGGCTCAGCGCTTGCGTTTGAACTCGATCGGTCCGGTGGGCGGCACGTCTCCCCTGCTCTTGCCGTTCACCGTGACCTTGTCGCCGACTTCGGCCGGGACGAGGAACTTGCCGTCCTCGTCGGTTTCCGTCGCGCCGTGCGGTGTGGACACGATCGTGCCTTCTTCGGCCGCCGCGACCTGGCCTGCGACGAACATGCGCTCCTCGGACACCGAGTCCCCGTTGGACGTGATGATCGAGAACCGGTGCACGGGCGGGCCCGCCGGGACCAGCAACGCACTGTCCACTGTGGCGGTCACGGTCACGTCGAGACCCGGTTTGAGCTGGCCGCCCAACGCCGACCAGAAGTCGGAGTTGTCCCGTTCACCGCCCGAAGCGATCGTGATGCTCGGCACCGGAGTGACCCCGTTGTACGGCGCTTGCAGATACTGCGCCTCGATCTCGGTGTGCATCAGCAGCGCGCTCAGCGTCGCGCCCAGCAACGAGTGTTCGTCACGCATTTCCGATGTCCACGCGGTCACCAGGTATCTGCAGTCCACCCTCGGCAGCGGGGCCCGGCGGTGTGGGCGGCCGTTCTCGTCGTGCACTGTCTCCAGGCCGTATTCGCGCTCGGTGACGTTGCGGCGGACGTCCCACAGGTAGAGGTTGATCGTCGGCCGGGAGACCCGGGCCGACCAGTCCTTGTCGGGGGCGTCGAAGGAGATGTCCACCTCCCGTTTGGGCAACGGGACGACCGCTCGCAGGAACTCCTCAAGGGACTCGTCAAGCAGGTTCAGCATGGCCGTCCCCATTCACCAGTTTGAAGTAGCGGTCGAACTCCGTCTCGGTGCGCAGCCGCCCCATTTTCTGGAACTCGCGCTTCAGTGCCAGCGCCACGCGTTCCATCGTCACCGGGGCGTCCTCGTCCGCCGCGAGGAATCCGGCGCCGAGTGCCGCGTTGCGGATGATGCCGCCGGTGATCCGGAACTGCTTGGCCAGGAACGCGTAGTCCAGTTCGCCGACGGGCGCGCCCGGCGGGAAGGCCTGCCGCCAGATCTGTTCGCGTTGCGGCTCGTCCGGTGTTTCGAAGTCGATGGACACCGAGATCCTGCGCAGGAAGGCGTCGTCGATGTTGCGCTGCAGGTTCGTGGCCATCACCACGAGGCCGTCGTAGGACTCCAGGCGTTGCAGCAGGTACGCGACCTCGATGTTGGCGTACCTGTCGTGCGCGTCGCTGACCTCGGAACGCTTGCCGAACAACGAGTCCGCCTCGTCGAAGAACAGCACGAGGTCACCGGCCGCCGCTGCGCCGAAGATGCGTTCCAGGTTCTTCTCGGTCTCGCCGATGTACTTGCTGACCACCGATGACAAGTCCACTTTGTACAGGTCGAGGCCGAGTTCGCCGGCGACGATCTCCGCCGCGAGTGTCTTGCCCGTACCCGACGGGCCGGAGAACAACGCCACCACACCGGTCGACGGCAACGGCGAGAAGCCCCAGTCCCGGTAGACCACTGTCCTGCGCCTGTACCGTGCGACCAGTTCACGGACCTGCGCGGTCTGGTCGGCGGGCAGCACCAGATCCTTCATCGCGCGGCGCGGCCGGATCCGGACCGACAGGCCGTCCAGGTGCCCGCCCGCGAGCCTGCGGACCCCGGCGGCGACCTGCGCCGGATCGCCCGCCGACGCGGCTGTGACGAGCCGCAACTGCTCGCGTGACAACGGGAACGCCGGGTCGGGGGACGTGCCAAGCGCTTGCGCCCAGTCGTCCGCCGAGGCCAGGCCGGAGTCGAGCCGGATCTCCTGCCACGGCCTGCGCGGCAACGCGTCCAGCGCGAGCTCCTTCGGCGAGCTGAGCACCCAGCTGAGGTGGTCGGCGCGGTCGATCCAGTCGGCGGCGTCCCGGCTGGGCGGGTCGGTCAGGTCGAGCACGATCGCGCGGTCGCCGACACCGGCTTCCCGTACCACCGCGGCCCATTCGGCCTGTGACGACGGCATCGGGCACGCCAGCAGCGGCTTGCCCGGCCACCGATCGCGCACCGCGGCGAGCCTGCTGTCCTTGTCGGCGCCGGTCACCAGCAGCAGCGAGGCGTCAACCGAGCCGATCCCCGCCGCGTCCAGCCGATGGGTACCGGCGGGCAGCGCCGAATCCGTCGAGACGTCGCCGGCCAATGCCCACGTCAGCCGCGGCGCGGGCCAGCACATCCTGGTCGCCCACGGCCCGTCGGTGCCGATCTCCACGAACTCGGCACGCCGCAGCGGCGCGTCCGGAGCGACACACCGGGCATCGAGGATCCGGCTCAAGCTGGCCACGGTGAGCCGTGGCAGCTGCACGTTGTCCTGGAAGTACGCGACGAGCCGCATCCGGTGCGGCGACCGTTCCACCGCGAGCAGCACGGCAAGCGCCTGCGCGTCACGGGAATCCAGCCGCGCGGTCCGCGCCAGCCGGTCGAAAGTGGACTGCCCGGACGCCAGCGACTCGTCGAACTGCTTGCGCGCCACCGCGAGCTCCGGGTCCAGCTGACGCAGCAGCGCGTCGACTTTCGCTGCTGCGGGCCCCGCCGCACCCGGCAGTTCGGCGAGTATCCCGTCCACCTCGTCGTGTCCGATGTAGAGCCCGGCGAAGTCGTGCGGCAACAGGCCTTCGCCAAGGCGGCACACCAAAGCCTCGCGCTGCAGCAGGGTGTCGGCCATCACCTGCCACGGCGGCGCGGAACGGATGAGGCCATCGCGGAGCACTGCACCCCCGGATCGTCACAGGACAACGTCGCGCCTGAAATTAACACCAAGTGGCACCTACCTGCTCGAACAGTGCCCTTTTGGGCACACGAAATGGCGCCCGCACACCGGCGGGGTCCAACATAATGGCGGCATGGCGCGATATTCCGCGGAGCAGATCTACGGGTTCGCGCGCGAGGCGGGGTTCTCCCCCGATCGCGCCGCGACGATGACCGCGATCGCCATGGCCGAGTCCGGCGGCAACGACGGCGCGCACAACCCCGTCGGGGAGAACAGCAAAGGCCTGTGGCAGATCAACCAGGCCGCGCACCCGAAGTTCGCCAGCATCAACCTGTTCGATCCGGTGCAGAACGCCAGGGCGGCCTTCCAGGTCTCCAAGGGCGGTGACGACATCTCGCCGTGGACGACGACGCACAAGGGCTCCGCCGCGAAGTACCTGAAGTACAAGGAGCAAGCGCAGGCGGCTGCCGAGGCGTACGGCGACGGGCCCAACCGGGGTATGTGGACCGGTGTGTCCGGCTACGGCGACCACACGTCCGCGGGCGACGCGCGCGGTGGCGGCCAGGGCGTCGCGCCGACGCAGTCCGCCGCGTCCACCAGCGCCAGCGACAACGTCAACGTCCGCCAGGCCGCGGTGGCCCCGGCTGCGGACGCGCCGGCTGAGCAGCAGGCCGGCGCGCAGTTCGGCGCCCCGCTCGACGGTGACGCGCCTGTCGGCCCGGACGGTGTGCAGAGCATGGCCGCCGGTACGAACGATCCCAGCGCGCCCGCGGAGAAACAGGCAGGTGCCCAGTTCGGCGCACCGTTGGACGAAGACCGTGCGCCAGGCGCCCAGCAGCCCGCGACAACGACACCGGCGCCGAGTCAGACCATGGGGCAGCAGTCGGTCCCCCCGGGTGACGGCACCAAGCTGCAGACGTTTCTCAACTCGGCCGTGGCGCAAACCGGCGACAAGTACGTCTTCGGTCACGAGGTGAGCGTCAGCGACCGTAACCCGAGCACGTTCGACTGCTCCGAACTGGTCGAATGGGCCGCGGGGCAGGCAGGCGTGAAGGTGCCGGACGGTTCGTGGCTGCAGTACCGGCAGCTGGCCAACGGCGGGACCACCATGTCGGTCGAGCAGGCGCTCAAGACACCGGGTGCGCTGCTGTTCAGTTTCTCGTCCGACCCGATGAAGGGCGGTCGTCCGTCGGCCGCGCACGTGGCGATCAGCTTGGGCAACGGCAAGACGATCGAGGCCAAGGGCACGCAGTACGGCGTCGGGTCGTGGGAGGCCAACACCAAGCGCTTCCAGTACGCGGGCTACTTGCCGGAGATGGGTGCGGGCATCGGCAACATCCCGCCGCCCCCACCTCCCCCGCCGCCGACGGACACGTTCACACACCGCGTGAACACCGACCCGGCGCCGATGGACCGCAACCCGTCCACGGTCGCCGCCAGTCACCAGATGACCAACGCGGAACCGCCACCCGCACCGGCACCACCGCCTCCCCCGCCACCACCTCCGCCGCCTCCGGCCGACGCGCCGCAGGCTCCCGCCACGCAGGCGCGGTCCGACGACGACCTCGACCACGACAACCAGGACGACGGCATTCAGAACGCGCACAACTGGATCGCACCGGAGGACCACTCGTTGCCGGACGACCACAACGCTCCTGACCACGACTTCGGTCACGACCCCACCCCCGGGCACTGACGATGACCGGATCACGCAACGCGGCCGAGACCGCCGAGATGCTCGAGCTGATCGACACCGCGATCACCGAGACCCGCTCGGCCGGGCGGCCCGACCTGGCCGAGAAGCTGATCAAGTGCCGTCGCCAGCTCACCACGGGCGCGTGGCACGTGCTGGTCGCGGGCGAGTTCAAGAAGGGCAAGAGCGCACTGGTCAACGGCTTGCTCGGGGTGCCGGTGTGCGGGGTCGACGCGGTCGCGTTCACGGCCGTGCCGACGTCGATCAAGCACGGCGACAAGCCGACCGCCTACCTGGTCACCGACGCGCCCGCGGACGCGCCGCAGCTGCCGCCGCCGATCAAGGTCGACATCAGGAAGGCGGCCGAGTACGCCAGGACCGGGCTGGCCGACGACGGCACCCGGCTGCGCGCGATCGAGACCACGCTGAAACGCCAGATCCTGGCCGACGGGCTCGTCCTGATCGACACGCCGGGGCTCGGCGGCGGATTCGCCGCTGCCGCCGCGGCGGCGACGATGCGGGCGCTCGCACTGGCCGACGGTGTGATCGTGGTGACCGACGCGTCGCAGGAGCTGACCGCGGCCGAGGTCGACTTCGTCAGGCACGCGGCCGACGTCTGCCCGAACCTGATCGTGGTGCTCACCAAGACCGACTTCTACCCGCAGTGGCAGCGGATCCTCGAGCTGGACCGGCAGCACCTGCGGGACGCGGGGATCGAAGCCGAGATCGTGGCGGTGTCGTCGACGCTGCGCGAGCTGGCGCTGGACACCGGCGACCCGGCGCTCAACGCCGAATGCGGCTTCCCGGTGCTGGTCGAACGCTTGGGTTCGCGGTTGCTCGCCGACCACGCCGCGAAGTCCGTGCTCGCCGCGGCCGGTGTCGTGCGCAACTCGTTGCGCCAGGTCGCCGAGACGCTGGAGACCGAGCACAAGGCGTTGACCAAGCCGGAGGAACGCCAGGCCACCATCCGCAAGGTGGAGGCCAGCGGCGAGCGCGCGAAGGCGTTGTCCAGTCCGTCGGCGCGGTGGCTGAACACGATCACCGACCGGTTCGCCGACATCCAGGCGAACGTGGACGCGGACCTGACCGACTGCTCGCGCAGGCTGGAGAACGAGGTCACCAAACGGATCAAGGAGGGCGACCCGACCAAGGAGTGGGCGGAGATCGTGCCGTGGCTGCAGAAACGCGCGAACGAGGAGATGACCGACGCGCACACGCGGCTGATCCGGCAGATCGACGAACTCGCCGAGGACGTCGCGGCCCTGTTCGACGCGACCGCCGAGCAGGTCGAGGCGATCGGCAGGGGCGACATGTCGATCGGGCCCGACCTGAAGCTGGAGAACCTGGCCAGCAAGAAGGGCGGCAAGCTCGAGGTCGGGATGCACGCCGCCCGCGGCTGGTCGCTGTCCAGCTCGATCGTGACGACCGTGCTGGTCACGACACTGGCGCCGAGCCTGCTCATCGTCCTGCCGATCACGGCCGCGCTGGGGTCGGTGTTCGCGTGGCGCGCCGTGCGCAGCTACAAGACCACGAAGGTCGACGCGGCCCGTGCCGAGGCTCTCCGCGCGGCGGCGGTGTACCTCAACCAGGCCAGAGTGGACGCCAACCGCGCGTCCTACGACCTGATCCGGCACAGCCGCGGCAAGATCCGTGACTACTACCTGGATCAGGCGCAGGAAATGGTCTCGGCGGCCAAACACGAGCAGGAAGCCGCGATGCGTGCGGTACAGGCCGACGCGCAGGCAGCGGCAACCCGTGGTACGGCGGCGAAGGCGGAGCTCGACCGCGTGTCGGCGCTGCTGGCTACCGCGGAACGGGTGTCGACGCAGAGGGGCCGGTCGTGACAGTTTCCCTTGCCGCCCGGGTCCGTTCACTGCTCAACGACGCGGTGCAGGCCTACCAGGGCCGTCAGGGCGGGCGGGTCCTCAACGACGTCGCCAGGCACCTCGACGGTCCGCTGCGGGTGGCGATCGCGGGCCGGGTGAAGGCCGGGAAGTCCACTTTGCTCAACGCGCTCGTCGGCACGCGCATCGCCGCGACCGACGCGGGCGAGTGCACGAGGATCGTGACGTGGTACTTCCGCGGCCAGCAGCCGCGGGCGACCGCCTTTCCGCACGCCACGAGGCCTGTGGGGCTCGCACTCGACCACGACGGCAGCCGCTACGCGCTCGACCTCGGCACGCTGGACGTGGAGACCGTCGACCGGATCGAGGTGGCGCTGCCCAGCGACTGGCTCGGCCAGATGACGCTGGTCGACACCCCGGGGATGGGATCGCTGACCGAGTCGGCCGGTCGCAGGACGCAGGACTTCCTCGGCGAGACGGCCAGTGTGGACGCGGTGCTGTACCTGATGCGGCACTTGCACTCCACGGACATCGACTTCCTTGACGCCTTCAACGACAGCGACGCGTCCGACAGCACACCTGTCAACGCGGTCGGCGTCCTTTCCCGTGCCGACGAGGTCGGTGGCGGGGACGACGACGCGATCGCGCACGCCGGGAAGGTGGCGGCCGGGTACCGTGCCGATTCCCGGATCCGCAGCCTGGTGCACACGGTCCTGCCGGTCGCCGGTCTGCTGGCGGAGGCGGCCGCGACCATGAGCGAGAAGGAATTCGCTGACCTGAAGGCGATCGCTTCGGCCAGTGACGGTGCGACGATGCCGCTGTTGTTGTCGGCTGGGCGGTTCGTGTCGCCGACACGCGCGGTCATGGTGGATCCCGAGTCGCGCGGGCGGCTGCTGTCGATGCTCGGCCTCTACGGGCTGCGGCTCAGTTTGGAATCCATGCGTTCCGGCAACGTCGACCGCGGGCAGCTGTGCACACTGTTGCGGGAACGCAGTGGCCTCAGCGAACTGCGGCACCTGCTGCTGACCCAGTTCGCGCAACGCCGTGACGTGTTGAAGGCCGACGGTGCCTTGCGAGCCATCGAGTCGATCACCCGCAACGACCCGATTCCGGCCGCGCCACGCCTGCGTCAGGCGGTTGAGCGTTTGCGCGCGGGGGCACACGAGCTGACCGAGCTGCGGTTGCTGACGGAGCTGCGGACAGGGTCGGTGCAGGCGCCGACTGAGCAGATCGCCGTGATGGAACGTCTGCTCGGTGGGCAGGGCGCTTCGGTGGCGGATCGGCTGAACCTGCGCCCGGATGCTCCTTTTGAGACTGTCAACGCCGCGATCAGCGGGATGCACGGGCATTGGCGGCGGGTGGCGCAGAACCAGCTGATCGATCCCAGTTTCACGCGTGCCGCCCAGGTGTTGCAGCGGACCTGCGAGGGGCTGGCCGCCGCTGTCCGGATGGCTCCGCAGCGCCCGCAGCCACCGCAAGGGGGCGACCGGCAGGCGCCACCGCGGCGCCACCCGGGTCCGCCGCCGGTGGACAAGACGGAGACCATCCGCAAGCCGCCGTCTCCCGAGGACAAGACCACCGCGTTCCAGCGTCCGACGAACGTCCCGCGCGGTCCGGGCAACGGCTGAGCCCGGGATTGACGCCCGACCTGACTGCAACTACGGTTGTTGCAGTTAAGTCGGGCGCACAGGGGGCACGGTGAGTCTCAGCAGCAGGAGCGCGGTGGCGATCCACGCGCTCACGATGCTGGCGCGCTGGGACCGCTCGCTGACGTCCGCCGAGATCGCGGACAGCCTGGCGAGCAACCCGGTGCTCGTCCGACGCATCCTGGGCAGCCTGCGGGACGCCGACCTGGTGTTGTCCACCGAGGGACGCGGCGGCGGCTGGCTGCTCGCCCGTCCAGCACGGGAGATCACGCTGTACGACGCGTACACAGCGGTGGAAGCGGGGCCGATCCTGTCGCGGCACGCGCATCCACCCAGCGACGCCTGCGAGGTCGGACGGCACATGCAGAACCTGCTCGAGATGGAGTTCCAGGACGCGGAACAGGCCATGCGGGAACGTCTCGGCCGAACGACCATCGATCACCTGGTCCAGCAAGTGCTGGCCAGCGAGCGCGCCCACCAGCGCCACTGACCGACACCACGGCGGAGGTGAACCCTCCGCTTTTTCACACCCAAACTGCAACCATTTTGGTTGCAGTAAGACTTGTGTGGAGGAACCCCATGACCACAACGGAACGAACCGGCTCAGGGCCGGCCCTGCTGGCGGTGCTCATGCCGGCGGTGCTCGTCACGGTCGTCGCCAGCGACATGGTCAACCTCATGCTCCCGTCGATCGGCGCCCAGTTCGGGGCCTCCGAAGCGGAACTCGCGTGGGTCGTCACCGGCTTCCTGCTGACGTTCGCGGTCGGCATCCCGTTCTACGGCCGAGTCTCCGACCGCGTGAGCCTGCGACGGCTCTTCGGTTTCGCACTGGTGACCTACGCGGCCGGGAGCCTGGTCTGCGCGCTCGCCCCGGATCTGCTCGTCCTCGTGCTCGGCCGGATCGTGATGGGTGTCGGCGCCGCCGCGCTGCCGGTCCTCTCGATCATCGCCGTCACCAGGTTGCTGCCGCCGGGCAAACGAGGCATGGGAATCGGCGTCGTCTCGGCGGCCACGGGCATCGGCACCGCCGCCGGACCGGCACTGGGCGGCGGGATCGGCCAGGCCTTCGGGTGGCCCGCGCTGTTCTGGCTCATGTTCGTGGTCGCGTTGGTCCTGCTTCCCGCCGCGTGGCGCGTGCTGCCGGGCGAGCCGTCCACGGGCACCGCCCGGTTCGACCTCGCCGGAGGTCTCCTGCTGGGCCTCGGCGCCGGGCTTTTCCTGTTCGGCATCACCCAGGCCCAGGTCGCTGGTTTCGCCGCGCCTTCGTCGTGGGTCAGCCTCGTGGTGGCGGTCGCGGTGATCGGGCTCTCCGGGTGGCGTACGGTTCGCGTCGCGCGACCGTTTGTCCCACCCGCGTTGTTCACCAACCGGGTCTACCGGATCGCCGTTCTCGTCGCGTCCATGGCCATGACCGTCAACCTCGGCGTCCTGGTATTCGTCCCACTGCTGGTGGTCGACGTCAACGGGCTCACCCCAGGGGCCGGGGCGCTGGTCATGGTCCCGGCGGGGGTCGCCGTCACGCTCCTGTC
This window contains:
- a CDS encoding GTPase, with product MTVSLAARVRSLLNDAVQAYQGRQGGRVLNDVARHLDGPLRVAIAGRVKAGKSTLLNALVGTRIAATDAGECTRIVTWYFRGQQPRATAFPHATRPVGLALDHDGSRYALDLGTLDVETVDRIEVALPSDWLGQMTLVDTPGMGSLTESAGRRTQDFLGETASVDAVLYLMRHLHSTDIDFLDAFNDSDASDSTPVNAVGVLSRADEVGGGDDDAIAHAGKVAAGYRADSRIRSLVHTVLPVAGLLAEAAATMSEKEFADLKAIASASDGATMPLLLSAGRFVSPTRAVMVDPESRGRLLSMLGLYGLRLSLESMRSGNVDRGQLCTLLRERSGLSELRHLLLTQFAQRRDVLKADGALRAIESITRNDPIPAAPRLRQAVERLRAGAHELTELRLLTELRTGSVQAPTEQIAVMERLLGGQGASVADRLNLRPDAPFETVNAAISGMHGHWRRVAQNQLIDPSFTRAAQVLQRTCEGLAAAVRMAPQRPQPPQGGDRQAPPRRHPGPPPVDKTETIRKPPSPEDKTTAFQRPTNVPRGPGNG
- a CDS encoding RrF2 family transcriptional regulator; this encodes MSLSSRSAVAIHALTMLARWDRSLTSAEIADSLASNPVLVRRILGSLRDADLVLSTEGRGGGWLLARPAREITLYDAYTAVEAGPILSRHAHPPSDACEVGRHMQNLLEMEFQDAEQAMRERLGRTTIDHLVQQVLASERAHQRH
- a CDS encoding MFS transporter, which produces MTTTERTGSGPALLAVLMPAVLVTVVASDMVNLMLPSIGAQFGASEAELAWVVTGFLLTFAVGIPFYGRVSDRVSLRRLFGFALVTYAAGSLVCALAPDLLVLVLGRIVMGVGAAALPVLSIIAVTRLLPPGKRGMGIGVVSAATGIGTAAGPALGGGIGQAFGWPALFWLMFVVALVLLPAAWRVLPGEPSTGTARFDLAGGLLLGLGAGLFLFGITQAQVAGFAAPSSWVSLVVAVAVIGLSGWRTVRVARPFVPPALFTNRVYRIAVLVASMAMTVNLGVLVFVPLLVVDVNGLTPGAGALVMVPAGVAVTLLSPLIGRLADRVGTRPLVLIGLALMGVFTLFLSTFTAGASVIPAGAGVLGLSTGFILVITPIISAAASALPADQVGVGLGILQGAQFLGAGAGPALSGALVTARRGGDAVNPLFPGHAGAAHSDAFLAMAVVIVLTLIVAFRMRATPA